A single region of the Streptomyces caelestis genome encodes:
- a CDS encoding putative baseplate assembly protein translates to MTGTTSTSRRAKVRAAQLNGVDTVEAGDDGLLLTVTFLGKAPHGLGPENVRIDGGRRITGITAVDVSVEREEDPELDDRLYVTLDKAGDTSRYRLSLVETDPYGRPGTEPYRGFDQRYHSATFSFRPDCPTPFDCKDQDEPEPDFPAAPVIDYTARDYDTIRKLLLDRLALTTPDWVERNPADLGMTLVELLAYTGDQISYQQDAVATEAYLDTARRRVSVRRHVRLIDYAMHDGCNARAYVTVRTADDRTLAPGTFRFASVDVRSLDPHDRPEPGTVIDESELGDLDERGSVEVFEPVVATDPLQLRVAHNAIRLWTWGGEVCTLPKGATLATLRDAWVDPETCRERRLDLRPGDVIVLEEVKGPRTGTPGDADPSHRQAVRLTSVTPGLDRIEDQPVLEVTWAAEDALRFPLCLTTRGGRDCLPVEDVTLARGNVVLVDHGRTLTGLPETVTVPPVPAVTAPCDRPAFGCRDTEEGNAPARLINALTDKTRSGRALVPDDVRELFEVVGERATARAGLGLESAGQRHEQVVPGTAYAQTAALRTLLAQSVYPGIAPRFRPALGRTPVTQAVPFPDPGTVAAGQAERIAAIPGRIRQRLVELWRSARDRDGLGEQEIAELAVVYGLNVLERFELRRHPVRALRELLYRSDQLLATKLRRVEVLAARARAGTALDGHIAWEIAHSWGPAYAAGLHPEETVLRGSATAALAQDPRRALPAVRVHGDDETWEPRRDLLDSGPREQHFVGELEDDGRLALRFGDGRHGARPTPGTRLALRYRLGGGTAGNVGAEAINHLVVQAGCEAPAVAVRNPLPAAGGTQPEPVEQVRQLAPLDLRRTRLRAVTAEDYAALATALPGVQRAAAELRWTGSVQEAHIAIDADGTAAPSRDLLDSVTQALETYRRIGHDLVVGPARLVPLDIALTVCAEPGHQHGQILAELYRVLGSGRLPGGRLGFFHPDALTFGEPVRLSRLVAVAAAVPGVRSVEVTRLRRLYGQDRGEREDGVLRLGPLEIATCDNDSDRPENGLLAISLGGAR, encoded by the coding sequence ATGACCGGTACGACCAGCACCTCCCGCCGGGCCAAGGTCCGCGCCGCCCAGCTCAACGGCGTCGACACCGTCGAGGCCGGCGACGACGGCCTGCTGCTCACCGTCACCTTCCTCGGCAAGGCCCCGCACGGCCTCGGCCCCGAGAACGTCCGCATCGACGGCGGCCGCCGCATCACCGGCATCACCGCCGTCGACGTCAGCGTCGAACGCGAGGAGGACCCCGAGCTCGACGACCGGCTCTACGTCACCCTCGACAAGGCCGGCGACACCTCCCGCTACCGGCTCTCCCTCGTCGAGACCGACCCGTACGGACGGCCCGGCACCGAGCCCTACCGCGGCTTCGACCAGCGCTACCACAGCGCCACGTTCTCCTTCCGGCCCGACTGCCCGACCCCCTTCGACTGCAAGGACCAGGACGAGCCGGAGCCCGACTTCCCCGCCGCACCCGTCATCGACTACACGGCCCGCGACTACGACACCATCCGCAAGCTGCTCCTGGACCGGCTCGCGCTCACCACCCCCGACTGGGTGGAGCGCAACCCCGCCGACCTGGGCATGACCCTCGTCGAACTCCTCGCCTACACCGGCGACCAGATCAGCTACCAGCAGGACGCGGTCGCCACCGAGGCCTACCTCGACACCGCCCGCCGCCGCGTCTCCGTACGCCGCCACGTCCGGCTCATCGACTACGCGATGCACGACGGCTGCAACGCCCGCGCCTACGTCACCGTCCGCACCGCGGACGACCGCACGCTCGCCCCGGGCACCTTCCGCTTCGCCTCCGTCGACGTGCGCAGCCTCGACCCGCACGACCGCCCCGAGCCGGGCACCGTCATCGACGAGAGCGAACTCGGCGACCTCGACGAGCGCGGCTCGGTGGAGGTCTTCGAACCGGTCGTCGCCACCGACCCGCTTCAGCTGCGGGTCGCGCACAACGCGATCCGGCTGTGGACCTGGGGCGGCGAGGTGTGCACCCTGCCGAAGGGCGCCACCCTCGCCACCCTGCGGGACGCCTGGGTGGACCCGGAGACCTGCCGCGAGCGCCGTCTCGACCTCAGGCCCGGCGACGTCATCGTCCTGGAGGAGGTGAAGGGCCCGCGCACCGGCACCCCCGGCGACGCCGACCCCAGCCACCGCCAGGCCGTCCGCCTCACCTCCGTCACCCCCGGCCTGGACCGGATCGAGGACCAGCCGGTCCTGGAGGTCACCTGGGCCGCCGAGGACGCGCTGCGTTTCCCGCTCTGCCTCACCACGCGCGGCGGACGCGACTGCCTGCCCGTCGAGGACGTCACGCTCGCCCGCGGCAACGTCGTCCTCGTCGACCACGGCCGGACCCTGACCGGGCTGCCCGAGACGGTCACCGTGCCGCCCGTGCCCGCCGTGACCGCACCCTGCGACCGGCCCGCCTTCGGCTGCCGGGACACCGAGGAGGGCAACGCGCCCGCGCGGCTCATCAACGCCCTGACGGACAAGACCCGGTCGGGCCGGGCGCTCGTCCCCGACGACGTCCGCGAACTCTTCGAGGTCGTCGGCGAGCGCGCCACCGCACGCGCCGGCCTCGGCCTGGAGAGCGCCGGGCAGCGGCACGAACAGGTCGTGCCCGGCACGGCGTACGCCCAGACCGCCGCGCTGCGCACCTTGCTCGCCCAGTCCGTCTACCCGGGCATCGCGCCCCGCTTCCGCCCGGCCCTCGGCCGTACGCCCGTCACCCAGGCGGTGCCCTTCCCCGACCCCGGCACCGTCGCCGCCGGGCAGGCCGAGCGGATCGCGGCCATCCCGGGCCGCATCCGGCAGCGGCTCGTCGAGCTGTGGCGCAGCGCCCGCGACCGGGACGGGCTCGGCGAGCAGGAGATCGCCGAACTCGCCGTGGTCTACGGCCTGAACGTGCTGGAACGCTTCGAACTGCGCCGCCACCCGGTCCGCGCCCTGCGCGAACTGCTGTACCGCAGCGACCAGTTGCTCGCCACCAAGCTGCGCCGCGTCGAGGTCCTCGCCGCCCGGGCCCGCGCGGGCACGGCCCTCGACGGGCACATCGCCTGGGAGATCGCGCACAGCTGGGGCCCGGCCTACGCGGCCGGCCTCCACCCCGAGGAGACGGTGCTGCGCGGCTCGGCGACCGCCGCCCTCGCCCAGGACCCGCGCCGGGCGCTGCCCGCCGTACGCGTCCACGGCGACGACGAGACCTGGGAGCCGCGCCGCGACCTGCTCGACAGCGGTCCGCGCGAGCAGCACTTCGTGGGCGAACTGGAGGACGACGGCCGTCTGGCCCTGCGCTTCGGCGACGGACGGCACGGTGCCAGGCCCACGCCCGGCACCCGGCTGGCACTGCGCTACCGGCTCGGCGGCGGCACCGCCGGAAACGTCGGCGCCGAGGCCATCAACCACCTTGTCGTGCAAGCCGGTTGCGAAGCGCCGGCCGTCGCCGTGCGCAACCCCTTGCCCGCGGCCGGCGGCACCCAGCCAGAACCGGTCGAGCAGGTACGCCAGCTCGCCCCGCTCGACCTGCGCCGCACCCGGCTGCGCGCCGTCACCGCCGAGGACTACGCGGCCCTCGCCACCGCCCTGCCGGGCGTGCAGCGGGCGGCGGCCGAACTCCGCTGGACGGGCAGCGTCCAGGAGGCACACATCGCGATCGACGCCGACGGCACCGCCGCCCCGTCGCGGGACCTGCTCGACTCGGTCACCCAGGCCCTGGAGACGTACCGGCGCATCGGCCACGACCTCGTCGTGGGCCCCGCCCGCCTGGTGCCGCTCGACATCGCGCTGACCGTCTGCGCCGAGCCGGGCCACCAGCACGGGCAGATCCTGGCCGAGCTGTACCGCGTGCTCGGCAGCGGACGACTGCCGGGCGGACGGCTCGGCTTCTTCCACCCCGACGCGCTCACCTTCGGCGAACCGGTCCGGCTCAGCCGCCTGGTCGCCGTCGCCGCGGCCGTGCCCGGCGTGCGGAGCGTCGAGGTCACCCGGCTGCGGCGGCTGTACGGACAGGACCGAGGAGAAAGGGAGGACGGCGTGCTGCGGCTCGGCCCGCTGGAGATCGCCACCTGCGACAACGACTCGGACCGGCCGGAGAACGGCCTGCTGGCGATATCCCTGGGAGGTGCCCGATGA
- a CDS encoding CIS tube protein — protein MTRYADIPKPIRSGIVIVDPELGTPERVIVLQFNPDTLERSLAPQAAGGEGEGEGDRNEALRLKGPAEETWTFTAEIDSTDQLEVPAPDGIHPELAALEMLVHPTTAQLREATREAKKGTIEISPIEMPLTLFTWGSKRVLPVRLTELSISETAFDVNLNPMRASLNIGMKVLSVSDLPPEHRGADLYLAHLAQKERLAGMTPGGRLGAFRLGRGPVLGRQAGRQYR, from the coding sequence GTGACACGGTACGCAGACATACCCAAGCCGATCCGGTCCGGCATCGTCATCGTCGACCCTGAGCTGGGCACCCCCGAGCGGGTGATCGTGTTGCAGTTCAACCCGGACACGCTCGAGCGCTCGCTCGCGCCACAAGCGGCCGGAGGCGAGGGAGAAGGCGAGGGGGACCGGAACGAGGCGTTGCGGCTGAAGGGGCCCGCGGAGGAGACCTGGACCTTTACCGCCGAGATCGACTCGACCGATCAGCTCGAGGTGCCGGCACCGGACGGGATTCACCCGGAGCTCGCCGCGTTGGAGATGTTGGTGCACCCCACGACGGCGCAACTGCGGGAGGCCACGCGGGAGGCGAAGAAGGGGACGATCGAGATCAGTCCCATCGAGATGCCGCTGACGCTCTTCACCTGGGGGAGCAAGCGGGTGCTGCCGGTGCGCCTGACGGAGCTGTCGATCAGTGAGACGGCCTTCGACGTGAATCTGAACCCGATGCGGGCTTCGTTGAACATCGGCATGAAGGTGCTGTCGGTGAGTGATCTGCCACCCGAGCACCGGGGTGCCGACCTGTATCTGGCGCACCTTGCGCAGAAGGAGCGGTTGGCCGGGATGACGCCGGGTGGGCGACTGGGGGCGTTCAGGCTCGGTCGCGGTCCCGTTCTGGGCCGCCAGGCCGGACGCCAGTACAGGTAG
- a CDS encoding phage baseplate assembly protein V, producing MVTGPKDRFLGKFRGRVVSNDDPLRIGRLTVEVPDVLGDEPSTWALPCLPFTGPESGQFVVPPPGAGVWVEFEQGDPSFPVWTGCWYGAAEELPPDARRELQAGSPNKPVVVQTPQAHKLVMNDTPGAEQGILLQAQGGAYIRITKEAVVIATGAGAEVILRGREVTINEGQLTVLSKR from the coding sequence ATGGTCACAGGACCGAAGGACCGGTTCCTCGGGAAGTTCCGCGGCCGGGTGGTCAGCAACGACGACCCGCTGCGCATCGGCCGCCTCACCGTCGAGGTCCCGGACGTCCTCGGCGACGAGCCGTCCACCTGGGCGCTGCCCTGCCTGCCGTTCACGGGACCCGAGTCGGGGCAGTTCGTGGTGCCGCCGCCGGGCGCGGGCGTGTGGGTGGAGTTCGAGCAGGGGGATCCGAGCTTCCCGGTGTGGACCGGGTGCTGGTACGGCGCAGCCGAGGAACTGCCGCCCGACGCGCGCCGCGAGTTGCAGGCCGGCTCGCCCAACAAGCCGGTCGTCGTGCAGACACCGCAGGCACACAAGCTCGTCATGAACGACACGCCCGGCGCCGAGCAGGGGATCCTCCTCCAGGCGCAGGGCGGCGCGTACATCCGTATCACCAAGGAGGCCGTGGTCATCGCGACCGGCGCCGGTGCGGAGGTCATTCTGCGCGGTCGTGAAGTGACCATCAATGAGGGCCAGTTGACCGTGCTCTCCAAGCGATAA
- a CDS encoding GPW/gp25 family protein, translating into MSRRTSQRPRSDIAFPFRADRRGRTAHATHGEHVHDLIEQLLFTSPGERVMRPDFGCGLLDLVFAPTSPELISTLELSVQASLQRWLGDLIDIEALDVVSEDHVVRVYLSYVLRADGASRDDVFEGRATA; encoded by the coding sequence ATGAGCCGCCGAACCAGCCAACGCCCCCGGAGTGACATCGCCTTCCCCTTCCGCGCCGACCGCCGGGGCCGTACCGCACACGCCACCCACGGCGAGCACGTCCACGACCTCATCGAGCAGCTGCTGTTCACCAGTCCCGGCGAGCGCGTGATGCGTCCCGACTTCGGCTGCGGGCTCCTCGACCTGGTCTTCGCGCCGACCAGCCCGGAACTCATCAGCACCCTCGAACTCTCCGTGCAGGCCTCGCTGCAGCGCTGGCTCGGCGATCTCATCGACATCGAGGCCCTCGACGTGGTCAGCGAGGACCACGTCGTCCGTGTGTACCTGTCCTACGTCCTACGCGCCGACGGCGCCTCGCGCGACGACGTCTTCGAAGGGAGGGCCACGGCATGA